The following coding sequences lie in one Stigmatopora nigra isolate UIUO_SnigA chromosome 4, RoL_Snig_1.1, whole genome shotgun sequence genomic window:
- the LOC144195597 gene encoding poly [ADP-ribose] polymerase tankyrase-1 isoform X1, with translation MAVSRRSAAQQQQTTLQSPPRNTSISGAVSAVGPMAGIGSPHESDRESNGAIEGALASPDPPAPVLANSASSSTTVSGGSAVSSPGSGATSPADAINGVGGAFRELFEACRNGDVSRVKRLVDSVNVNAKDMAGRKSTPLHFAAGFGRKDVVEHLLQTGANVHARDDGGLIPLHNACSFGHAEVVGLLLCQGADPNARDNWNYTPLHEAAIKGKIDVCIVLLQHGADPNIRNTDGKSALDLADPSAKTVLTGEYKKDELLEAARSGNEEKLMALLTPLNVNCHASDGRKSTSQKMLSTPLHLAAGYNRVRIVQLLLQHGADVHAKDKGGLVPLHNACSYGHFEVTELLLKHGACVNAMDLWQFTPLHEAASKNRVEVCSLLLSHGADPTLLNCHSKSAVDMAPTPELKERLSYEFKGHSLLQAAREADMTKVKKTLALEIIGFKHPQTNETALHCAVASPHPKRKQVTELLLRKGANINEKNKDFMTPLHVAAERAHNDILEVLQKHGAKVNAVDTLGQTALHRAALAGHIQTCKLLLSYGADPSIVSLQGFTAAQMGNEAVQQILNENVPTRNSDVDYRFLEAAKAGDLDTVQQLCTPQNVNCRDLEGRHSTPLHFAAGYNRVAVVEYLLHHGADVHAKDKGGLVPLHNACSYGHYEVAELLVRHGASVNVADLWKFTPLHEAAAKGKYEICKLLLKHGADPSKKNRDGNMPLDMVKDGDTDIQDLLRGDAALLDAAKKGCLARVQKLCSPENINCRDTQGRNSTPLHLAAGYNNLEVAEYLLEHGADVNAQDKGGLIPLHNAASYGHVDIAALLIKYNTCVNATDKWAFTPLHEAAQKGRTQLCALLLAHGADPTMKNQEGQTALDLATADDIRALLMDAMPPDALPSCFKPQATVVSASVISPASTPSCLSAASSIDNLAGPLNELAGGAAGGSSGVADGAAGNDRKEGELTMLDMNISQFMKSLGLEHLRDIFEREQITLDVLVDMGHEELKEIGINAYGHRHKLIKGVERLLGGQQGANPYLTFHCASQGTILIDLAPDDKEYQSVEEEMQSTIREHRDGGNAGGVFSRYNIIKIQKVVNKKLRERYTHRQKEIADENHNHHNERMLFHGSPFINAIIHKGFDERHAYIGGMFGAGIYFAENSSKSNQYVYGIGGGTGCPTHKDRSCYLCHRQMLFCRVTLGKSFLQFSAMKMAHAPPGHHSVIGRPSVNGLAYAEYVIYRGEQAFPEYLITYQILKPESAAQSAAGAEQKS, from the exons ATGGCGGTGTCTCGTCGCTCAGCAGCGCAGCAGCAACAGACTACTTTACAATCCCCACCGAGAAACACTTCTATCTCGGGTGCCGTTTCGGCTGTTGGCCCGATGGCAGGGATCGGTTCGCCACATGAGAGCGATCGGGAATCCAACGGAGCGATTGAAGGCGCTCTGGCCTCTCCGGACCCGCCTGCCCCGGTCCTGGCAAACAGCGCGAGCTCAAGCACGACAGTCTCCGGAGGTAGCGCCGTCTCCAGCCCCGGTTCTGGGGCCACAAGCCCGGCCGATGCCATCAACGGAGTCGGTGGTGCTTTCCGGGAGTTGTTTGAAGCTTGTCGCAATGGAGATGTGTCGAGAGTGAAGCGGCTCGTCGACTCGGTGAATGTTAACGCAAAAGATATGGCCGGCCGAAAATCGACTCCTCTGCATTTTGCTGCGG GTTTTGGTCGAAAAGATGTGGTGGAGCATCTCCTCCAAACTGGGGCCAATGTCCATGCCAGGGATGATGGGGGACTCATCCCCTTGCATAATGCGTGTTCCTTCGGTCATGCTGAGGTTGTGGGCCTCCTTCTGTGCCAGGGTGCAGACCCCAACGCCAGAGATAATTGGAATTACACTCCTCTGCATGAGGCGGCCATTAAAGGAAAAATTGACGTGTGCATAG TGTTACTCCAGCACGGGGCCGATCCAAACATTCGCAACACTGATGGAAAATCGGCACTGGATCTTGCCGACCCTTCTGCCAAGACAGTGCTTACTG GAGAATACAAGAAGGATGAACTCCTGGAAGCAGCAAG GAgtggaaatgaagaaaaactgaTGGCTCTTCTGACACCATTAAACGTTAACTGTCATGCCAGTGATGGTCGAAAG TCAACATCTCAAAAAATGCTG tcaACGCCCCTCCACTTGGCAGCCGGCTACAACAGAGTCCGCATTGTTCAACTCCTTCTTCAACACGGAGCTGACGTTCATGCCAAGGACAAAGG cgGACTGGTTCCTCTTCATAATGCTTGTTCCTATGGTCACTTTGAAGTCACTGAGCTTCTGCTTAAG catGGCGCATGTGTCAATGCAATGGATTTGTGGCAATTCACTCCCCTCCATGAAGCGGCGTCTAAGAATCGCGTGGAAGTTTGTTCCTTGCTGTTAAGCCACGGGGCTGACCCGACATTACTCAACTGTCATAGTAAAAGTGCTGTGGACATGGCTCCAACACCAGAGTTGAAAGAAAGGCTAAGCT ATGAGTTCAAAGGTCATTCACTGCTGCAGGCAGCTCGGGAAGCTGACATGACTAAAGTGAAGAAGACCTTGGCTCTGGAAATCATCGGCTTCAAACATCCTCAAACTAATGAAACAGCTCTG CATTGTGCAGTAGCTTCCCCCCACCCAAAAAGGAAGCAAGTGACAGAATTGCTGCTGCGTAAAGGTGCAAACATCAATGAGAAGAACAAAGA CTTTATGACTCCATTGCATGTTGCGGCTGAGAGAGCGCATAATGATATTCTGGAGGTGCTACAGAAACACGGAGCAAAG GTGAATGCAGTGGACACACTGGGACAGACCGCTCTGCACCGAGCTGCTCTAGCCGGACACATCCAAACCTGCAAGCTGCTGCTAAGCTATGGCGCCGACCCGTCCATTGTCTCACTGCAAGGTTTTACCGCTGCCCAGATGGGAAACGAAGCCGTACAACAGATTCTCAACG aaaatgttCCTACACGGAACTCTGATGTGGACTACAGATTTCTGGAGGCTGCTAAAGCCGGCGATCTGGATACGGTGCAA CAACTGTGCACCCCTCAAAATGTTAACTGTCGGGATCTGGAAGGCCGTCACTCCACTCCACTTCATTTTGCTGCTGGTTACAACCGAGTGGCTGTCGTGGAATACCTGCTTCACCATGGAGCTGATGTCCATGCCAAGGATAAGGG TGGCCTCGTTCCTCTTCACAATGCATGCTCATATGGACACTATGAAGTTGCTGAGCTTCTGGTAAGACACGGAGCCTCGGTCAACGTCGCCGACCTCTGGAAGTTCACACCCCTTCACGAGGCAGCAGCAAAGGGAAAATATGAGATTTGCAAACTGCTGCTCAAA CATGGAGCAGATCCCTCCAAGAAGAACCGTGACGGCAATATGCCACTAGACATGGTAAAGGATGGAGACACTGACATCCAGGATCTGCTGAGGGGTGACGCTGCGCTGTTGGATGCCGCCAAAAAAGGCTGCCTAGCTCGTGTCCAGAAACTTTGCTCCCCGGAAAACATCAACTGTAGAGACACTCAAGGTCGAAACTCCACACCACTTCACCTGGCAG CTGGTTACAACAACCTCGAAGTTGCTGAATATCTGCTCGAACATGGCGCGGACGTCAACGCCCAAGACAAGGGAGGCCTTATACCGCTCCATAATGCTGCTTCATATGGC caCGTCGACATCGCCGCTCTGCTCATCAAATACAATACATGCGTGAACGCCACCGACAAATGGGCTTTCACACCCTTGCACGAGGCCGCCCAGAAGGGCCGCACGCAGCTTTGTGCCTTGCTATTGGCTCACGGAGCTGATCCGACCATGAAGAACCAAGAAGGGCAAACTGCCCTGGACCTAGCCACG GCCGACGACATCAGAGCCCTCCTTATGGACGCCATGCCTCCAGATGCTCTACCGAGCTGTTTCAAGCCACAAGCCACGGTGGTCAGCGCCTCCGTCATATCCCCGGCGTCCACGCCCTCGTGTTTATCAGCCGCCAGCAGTATAGACAACCTGGCCGGGCCGCTTAACGAGCTGGCCGGCGGGGCCGCCGGTGGGAGCTCAGGCGTGGCAGATGGCGCCGCAGGCAATGACCGTAAAGAAGGAGAAT TGACAATGCTGGACATGAATATCAGTCAATTCATGAAGAGTTTGGGCCTGGAGCACTTGAGGGATATTTTTGAAAGAGAGCAG ATCACTTTGGATGTCCTGGTGGACATGGGCCACGAAGAGCTGAAGGAAATCGGAATCAACGCCTACGGGCACCGTCACAAACTTATCAAGGGTGTCGAGAGGCTGCTGGGCGGTCAGCAAG GAGCCAATCCATATCTGACATTCCACTGCGCTAGCCAGGGCACTATTCTCATAGACCTTGCCCCAGACGACAAGGAGTACCAATCAGTGGAGGAGGAA ATGCAGAGCACCATCAGAGAGCACAGAGATGGTGGAAATGCGGGTGGCGTCTTCAGCAGATACAACATCATTAAG ATCCAAAAAGTGGTCAACAAGAAGTTGAGGGAACGTTACACACACAGGCAGAAGGAGATTGCAGATGAGAACCACAACCACCACAATGAGCGCATGCTATTTCATG GTTCCCCATTTATCAATGCCATCATCCATAAAGGATTTGATGAGCGTCACGCTTACATTGGAGGAATGTTCGGGGCCGGCATTTACTTTGCTGAGAACTCCTCCAAGAGCAACCAGTATGTTTACGGCATTGGCGGGGGTACAGGTTGCCCAACACACAAAGACCGATCCTGCTACCTTTGCCACAG GCAGATGTTGTTCTGCAGGGTAACTCTTGGAAAATCCTTCCTACAATTCAGTGCCATGAAAATGGCTCATGCACCCCCAGGACATCACTCCGTGATTGGGCGACCCAGCGTTAACGGCTTGGCTTATGCCGAGTATGTGATTTACAGAGGCGAACAG GCCTTCCCAGAGTACCTCATCACCTACCAGATTTTAAAACCAGAGAGTGCAGCCCAGTCTGCCGCAGGAGCCGAGCAGAAGTCATAG
- the LOC144195597 gene encoding poly [ADP-ribose] polymerase tankyrase-1 isoform X2: MAVSRRSAAQQQQTTLQSPPRNTSISGAVSAVGPMAGIGSPHESDRESNGAIEGALASPDPPAPVLANSASSSTTVSGGSAVSSPGSGATSPADAINGVGGAFRELFEACRNGDVSRVKRLVDSVNVNAKDMAGRKSTPLHFAAGFGRKDVVEHLLQTGANVHARDDGGLIPLHNACSFGHAEVVGLLLCQGADPNARDNWNYTPLHEAAIKGKIDVCIVLLQHGADPNIRNTDGKSALDLADPSAKTVLTGEYKKDELLEAARSGNEEKLMALLTPLNVNCHASDGRKSTPLHLAAGYNRVRIVQLLLQHGADVHAKDKGGLVPLHNACSYGHFEVTELLLKHGACVNAMDLWQFTPLHEAASKNRVEVCSLLLSHGADPTLLNCHSKSAVDMAPTPELKERLSYEFKGHSLLQAAREADMTKVKKTLALEIIGFKHPQTNETALHCAVASPHPKRKQVTELLLRKGANINEKNKDFMTPLHVAAERAHNDILEVLQKHGAKVNAVDTLGQTALHRAALAGHIQTCKLLLSYGADPSIVSLQGFTAAQMGNEAVQQILNENVPTRNSDVDYRFLEAAKAGDLDTVQQLCTPQNVNCRDLEGRHSTPLHFAAGYNRVAVVEYLLHHGADVHAKDKGGLVPLHNACSYGHYEVAELLVRHGASVNVADLWKFTPLHEAAAKGKYEICKLLLKHGADPSKKNRDGNMPLDMVKDGDTDIQDLLRGDAALLDAAKKGCLARVQKLCSPENINCRDTQGRNSTPLHLAAGYNNLEVAEYLLEHGADVNAQDKGGLIPLHNAASYGHVDIAALLIKYNTCVNATDKWAFTPLHEAAQKGRTQLCALLLAHGADPTMKNQEGQTALDLATADDIRALLMDAMPPDALPSCFKPQATVVSASVISPASTPSCLSAASSIDNLAGPLNELAGGAAGGSSGVADGAAGNDRKEGELTMLDMNISQFMKSLGLEHLRDIFEREQITLDVLVDMGHEELKEIGINAYGHRHKLIKGVERLLGGQQGANPYLTFHCASQGTILIDLAPDDKEYQSVEEEMQSTIREHRDGGNAGGVFSRYNIIKIQKVVNKKLRERYTHRQKEIADENHNHHNERMLFHGSPFINAIIHKGFDERHAYIGGMFGAGIYFAENSSKSNQYVYGIGGGTGCPTHKDRSCYLCHRQMLFCRVTLGKSFLQFSAMKMAHAPPGHHSVIGRPSVNGLAYAEYVIYRGEQAFPEYLITYQILKPESAAQSAAGAEQKS; the protein is encoded by the exons ATGGCGGTGTCTCGTCGCTCAGCAGCGCAGCAGCAACAGACTACTTTACAATCCCCACCGAGAAACACTTCTATCTCGGGTGCCGTTTCGGCTGTTGGCCCGATGGCAGGGATCGGTTCGCCACATGAGAGCGATCGGGAATCCAACGGAGCGATTGAAGGCGCTCTGGCCTCTCCGGACCCGCCTGCCCCGGTCCTGGCAAACAGCGCGAGCTCAAGCACGACAGTCTCCGGAGGTAGCGCCGTCTCCAGCCCCGGTTCTGGGGCCACAAGCCCGGCCGATGCCATCAACGGAGTCGGTGGTGCTTTCCGGGAGTTGTTTGAAGCTTGTCGCAATGGAGATGTGTCGAGAGTGAAGCGGCTCGTCGACTCGGTGAATGTTAACGCAAAAGATATGGCCGGCCGAAAATCGACTCCTCTGCATTTTGCTGCGG GTTTTGGTCGAAAAGATGTGGTGGAGCATCTCCTCCAAACTGGGGCCAATGTCCATGCCAGGGATGATGGGGGACTCATCCCCTTGCATAATGCGTGTTCCTTCGGTCATGCTGAGGTTGTGGGCCTCCTTCTGTGCCAGGGTGCAGACCCCAACGCCAGAGATAATTGGAATTACACTCCTCTGCATGAGGCGGCCATTAAAGGAAAAATTGACGTGTGCATAG TGTTACTCCAGCACGGGGCCGATCCAAACATTCGCAACACTGATGGAAAATCGGCACTGGATCTTGCCGACCCTTCTGCCAAGACAGTGCTTACTG GAGAATACAAGAAGGATGAACTCCTGGAAGCAGCAAG GAgtggaaatgaagaaaaactgaTGGCTCTTCTGACACCATTAAACGTTAACTGTCATGCCAGTGATGGTCGAAAG tcaACGCCCCTCCACTTGGCAGCCGGCTACAACAGAGTCCGCATTGTTCAACTCCTTCTTCAACACGGAGCTGACGTTCATGCCAAGGACAAAGG cgGACTGGTTCCTCTTCATAATGCTTGTTCCTATGGTCACTTTGAAGTCACTGAGCTTCTGCTTAAG catGGCGCATGTGTCAATGCAATGGATTTGTGGCAATTCACTCCCCTCCATGAAGCGGCGTCTAAGAATCGCGTGGAAGTTTGTTCCTTGCTGTTAAGCCACGGGGCTGACCCGACATTACTCAACTGTCATAGTAAAAGTGCTGTGGACATGGCTCCAACACCAGAGTTGAAAGAAAGGCTAAGCT ATGAGTTCAAAGGTCATTCACTGCTGCAGGCAGCTCGGGAAGCTGACATGACTAAAGTGAAGAAGACCTTGGCTCTGGAAATCATCGGCTTCAAACATCCTCAAACTAATGAAACAGCTCTG CATTGTGCAGTAGCTTCCCCCCACCCAAAAAGGAAGCAAGTGACAGAATTGCTGCTGCGTAAAGGTGCAAACATCAATGAGAAGAACAAAGA CTTTATGACTCCATTGCATGTTGCGGCTGAGAGAGCGCATAATGATATTCTGGAGGTGCTACAGAAACACGGAGCAAAG GTGAATGCAGTGGACACACTGGGACAGACCGCTCTGCACCGAGCTGCTCTAGCCGGACACATCCAAACCTGCAAGCTGCTGCTAAGCTATGGCGCCGACCCGTCCATTGTCTCACTGCAAGGTTTTACCGCTGCCCAGATGGGAAACGAAGCCGTACAACAGATTCTCAACG aaaatgttCCTACACGGAACTCTGATGTGGACTACAGATTTCTGGAGGCTGCTAAAGCCGGCGATCTGGATACGGTGCAA CAACTGTGCACCCCTCAAAATGTTAACTGTCGGGATCTGGAAGGCCGTCACTCCACTCCACTTCATTTTGCTGCTGGTTACAACCGAGTGGCTGTCGTGGAATACCTGCTTCACCATGGAGCTGATGTCCATGCCAAGGATAAGGG TGGCCTCGTTCCTCTTCACAATGCATGCTCATATGGACACTATGAAGTTGCTGAGCTTCTGGTAAGACACGGAGCCTCGGTCAACGTCGCCGACCTCTGGAAGTTCACACCCCTTCACGAGGCAGCAGCAAAGGGAAAATATGAGATTTGCAAACTGCTGCTCAAA CATGGAGCAGATCCCTCCAAGAAGAACCGTGACGGCAATATGCCACTAGACATGGTAAAGGATGGAGACACTGACATCCAGGATCTGCTGAGGGGTGACGCTGCGCTGTTGGATGCCGCCAAAAAAGGCTGCCTAGCTCGTGTCCAGAAACTTTGCTCCCCGGAAAACATCAACTGTAGAGACACTCAAGGTCGAAACTCCACACCACTTCACCTGGCAG CTGGTTACAACAACCTCGAAGTTGCTGAATATCTGCTCGAACATGGCGCGGACGTCAACGCCCAAGACAAGGGAGGCCTTATACCGCTCCATAATGCTGCTTCATATGGC caCGTCGACATCGCCGCTCTGCTCATCAAATACAATACATGCGTGAACGCCACCGACAAATGGGCTTTCACACCCTTGCACGAGGCCGCCCAGAAGGGCCGCACGCAGCTTTGTGCCTTGCTATTGGCTCACGGAGCTGATCCGACCATGAAGAACCAAGAAGGGCAAACTGCCCTGGACCTAGCCACG GCCGACGACATCAGAGCCCTCCTTATGGACGCCATGCCTCCAGATGCTCTACCGAGCTGTTTCAAGCCACAAGCCACGGTGGTCAGCGCCTCCGTCATATCCCCGGCGTCCACGCCCTCGTGTTTATCAGCCGCCAGCAGTATAGACAACCTGGCCGGGCCGCTTAACGAGCTGGCCGGCGGGGCCGCCGGTGGGAGCTCAGGCGTGGCAGATGGCGCCGCAGGCAATGACCGTAAAGAAGGAGAAT TGACAATGCTGGACATGAATATCAGTCAATTCATGAAGAGTTTGGGCCTGGAGCACTTGAGGGATATTTTTGAAAGAGAGCAG ATCACTTTGGATGTCCTGGTGGACATGGGCCACGAAGAGCTGAAGGAAATCGGAATCAACGCCTACGGGCACCGTCACAAACTTATCAAGGGTGTCGAGAGGCTGCTGGGCGGTCAGCAAG GAGCCAATCCATATCTGACATTCCACTGCGCTAGCCAGGGCACTATTCTCATAGACCTTGCCCCAGACGACAAGGAGTACCAATCAGTGGAGGAGGAA ATGCAGAGCACCATCAGAGAGCACAGAGATGGTGGAAATGCGGGTGGCGTCTTCAGCAGATACAACATCATTAAG ATCCAAAAAGTGGTCAACAAGAAGTTGAGGGAACGTTACACACACAGGCAGAAGGAGATTGCAGATGAGAACCACAACCACCACAATGAGCGCATGCTATTTCATG GTTCCCCATTTATCAATGCCATCATCCATAAAGGATTTGATGAGCGTCACGCTTACATTGGAGGAATGTTCGGGGCCGGCATTTACTTTGCTGAGAACTCCTCCAAGAGCAACCAGTATGTTTACGGCATTGGCGGGGGTACAGGTTGCCCAACACACAAAGACCGATCCTGCTACCTTTGCCACAG GCAGATGTTGTTCTGCAGGGTAACTCTTGGAAAATCCTTCCTACAATTCAGTGCCATGAAAATGGCTCATGCACCCCCAGGACATCACTCCGTGATTGGGCGACCCAGCGTTAACGGCTTGGCTTATGCCGAGTATGTGATTTACAGAGGCGAACAG GCCTTCCCAGAGTACCTCATCACCTACCAGATTTTAAAACCAGAGAGTGCAGCCCAGTCTGCCGCAGGAGCCGAGCAGAAGTCATAG
- the idua gene encoding alpha-L-iduronidase → MQHNTWLAFSLIFYITDAFPQFFVVNVDVGKPLAPLKHFWKSTGFCPPLPHTQADQFDLSIDQQQNLAYVGSVPHGGIQQVRIHWMLELVTAQDIGGQPQYNFTKLDQLIDLLWINGLRPGFELMGSVSNYFTDFEDKAQVFKWRNLVSLIAKRYIEKYGLGTVSQWNFETWNEPNNHDFDNVSMSIQGFLNYYDACSEGLRAISNLIRFGGPGDSCHSPPRSPFCWAMLQHCYNGTNYFTGKTGVRIDYIALHKKGGGQSLPILQQEMQTVEEIQERFPHFQSRPVFNDEADPLVGWSRPQEWRGDVTYAAMAVKVISQHQELLSANTSVNYALLSNDNAFLSYHPQPFTQRTLTARFQVNNTQPPHVQLIRKPILTVMGLLALLGETQVLAQVSNSSQANDVQSGTLGVLASTHQPEFPRGPDSWQAVLLVYNSDDNRTSSTTDVVVVSLKGLKPHKGLVYVTYLMDNNVSNPYQTWQKMGSPSYPTREQFMEIRKAQEPVIVGPLPVPEGDTLTLKAKLQVPSVLLIHLCARPKAVPNQVNGLRFIRITKGQVLIIWSDSCVDSKCIQTFEVEFSSIHKDFRRINSHNTIFTSFVYSPGDQEVSGSYRIRAVDYWNKPGMYSLPEQYSEEL, encoded by the exons ATGCAGCACAACACATGGCTTGCCTTCTCACTCATTTTCTATATCACAGACGCATTTCCTCAATTTTTTGTCGTCAACGTTGACGTTGGAAAACCTTTAGCACCACTAAAACACTTTTGGAAAAGCACTGGTTTCTG CCCCCCACTCCCTCATACTCAAGCAGACCAGTTTGACCTGAGCATAGACCAGCAACAGAACCTTGCCTATGTGGGTTCCGTCCCCCATGGAGGGATCCAGCAGGTCAGAATCCACTGGATGTTGGAGCTGGTCACTGCCCA aGATATTGGAGGACAACCCCAATACAATTTTACAAAACTAGACCAGCTAATTGATCTCTTATGGATTAATGGACTCCGACCAG GTTTTGAACTAATGGGAAGTGTTTCAAACTACTTCACTGACTTTGAAGACAAAGCTCAGGTATTCAAGTGGAGGAATTTGGTGTCTCTTATAGCTAAGAGATACATTG aaaAATATGGTCTTGGAACCGTTTCCCAATGGAACTTTGAAACCTGGAACGAACCCAACAACCATGACTTTGATAATGTCAGCATGTCAATTCAAG GGTTTCTGAATTATTACGATGCCTGTTCGGAGGGCCTACGGGCAATCAGCAACTTAATTCGATTTGGAGGTCCAGGGGACTCCTGTCATTCACCCCCACGCTCACCCTTCTGCTGGGCTATGTTACAACACTGCTACAATGGCACCAACTACTTTACTGGCAAAACGGGGGTCCGGATTGACTACATCGCCCTACATAAAAAG GGAGGAGGTCAGTCTTTGCCAATCTTGCAGCAGGAGATGCAGACTGTTGAGGAGATCCAGGAACGTTTTCCTCATTTCCAAAGCCGGCCTGTCTTTAATGATGAGGCCGATCCACTGGTGGGCTGGTCCCGACCTCAGGAGTGGAGAGGAGATGTGACCTATGCTGCCATGGCAGTTAAG GTTATCAGTCAGCATCAGGAATTGCTGTCTGCAAACACTAGCGTGAATTATGCCCTGCTGAGCAACGATAACGCCTTCCTCAGCTATCACCCTCAACCCTTCACTCAGCGCACTCTGACCGCTCGTTTTCAGGTCAACAACACTCAGCCTCCTCACGTGCAACTCATCAGAAAACCCATTCTCACCGTCATGGGCCTTCTGGCTCTGCTTG GTGAGACGCAGGTCTTAGCCCAAGTTTCGAACTCCTCACAAGCCAATGATGTTCAGAGTGGCACCTTAGGAGTCCTGGCAAGTACCCACCAACCGGAATTCCCCCGAGGTCCAGATAGTTGGCAGGCAGTCTTATTGGTCTACAACAGTGACGATAACCGTACATCCTCCACCACTGACGTTGTCGTCGTGTCTCTAAAAGGACTAAAGCCTCACAAAG GGCTGGTCTATGTCACCTACCTTATGGATAATAATGTGAGTAACCCTTACCAAACATGGCAGAAGATGGGAAGCCCCAGTTACCCCACGAGAGAGCAGTTCATGGAGATTAGGAAAGCCCAG GAACCCGTCATTGTTGGACCACTACCGGTCCCCGAAGGTGACACGCTCACTTTAAAAGCAAAACTGCAAGTTCCCTCGGTCCTGTTGATACATTTATGTGCCCGACCCAAAGCAGTTCCCAACCAG gTCAATGGTTTGCGATTCATCAGAATCACCAAAGGCCAAGTCCTCATCATCTGGTCCGATAGCTGTGTGGATTCCAA GTGCATTCAAACATTTGAGGTGGAGTTTTCTTCAATTCACAAGGATTTCAGGAGGATTAATAGCCACAACACCATTTTTACATCATTTGTTTATTCACCCG GGGACCAGGAGGTGAGCGGAAGTTACAGAATTCGGGCTGTGGATTACTGGAACAAGCCCGGAATGTACTCCCTGCCTGAGCAGTATTCAGAGGAGCTTTAA
- the LOC144195601 gene encoding purpurin-like — MDFQMYALVMLLLAFVEQSLASCVVDSFTVKQDFDPKRYAGKWYALQKKDPEGLFLQDNISAEYTIGDDGSMVASSRGRVTLFGFWVVCADMAAQYSVPNPENPSKMFMNYQGLASYLSSGGDNYWIIDTDYDNYAITYACRTLKADGSCEDGYALVFSRNPRGLAPPIQRIVRQKQEEICMGGQFQPVLQSGAC, encoded by the exons ATGGATTTCCAAATGTACGCCCTGGTTATGCTGCTCCTGGCTTTTGTGGAACAAAGCCTGGCGAGCTGTGTTGTGGACAGCTTTACGGTCAAACAGGACTTTGACCCCAAAAGA TATGCCGGAAAGTGGTACGCCCTGCAAAAGAAGGACCCCGAGGGCTTATTCCTTCAAGACAACATCTCTGCCGAGTACACCATCGGAGACGATGGCTCCATGGTGGCCTCCTCCAGGGGCAGAGTCACTTTGTTTGG ATTCTGGGTTGTTTGTGCTGACATGGCCGCTCAGTACTCTGTGCCTAATCCCGAGAATCCAAGCAAGATGTTCATGAACTACCAGGGATTGGCTAGCTATCTGTCCAGTGGAG GTGACAACTACTGGATCATTGACACCGACTACGACAACTACGCCATCACCTACGCCTGCCGTACCCTGAAAGCTGACGGAAGTTGCGAGGACGGTTACGCCCTGGTCTTCTCCCGCAACCCCCGTGGCTTGGCTCCTCCCATCCAGAGAATTGTACGCCAAAAACAGGAGGAAATTTGCATGGGTGGGCAGTTCCAGCCTGTTCTGCAATCCG gAGCTTGCTAA
- the atp5meb gene encoding ATP synthase membrane subunit eb codes for MAPPVAVSPLIKTARYSALIAGIFYGKRRYDHLKPIAAEERKIEEEEKKIREEQERIAKQLAEANEDTILK; via the exons ATGGCTCCTCCGGTTGCAGTGTCTCCACTAATTAAG ACCGCCAGGTATTCCGCATTAATTGCTGGCATCTTTTACGGCAAGAGGAGATATG ATCATTTGAAACCAATCGCAGCGGAGGAGAGGAAGATcgaagaggaggaaaagaaGATCCGTGAGGAGCAAGAACGGATTGCTAAGCAGCTAGCAGAAG CAAATGAAGACACTATCCTGAAATAA